Genomic segment of Nostoc sp. TCL240-02:
CAACGCCAAATTTTAGAAGTGGCTTATGTCCCAAATAGGGGATTGTGTCTGTGCCCAGTTGGAAGCCAGAGGTACGACAATGTGCCATCTTCTGTGTACCTGTTAATCAAAATTTGAGGTAGTATCTCAGGAGCATTCAGTTCATGGACTATATAGAAAAGGTGCTGGAAAAGCTTAAGGAATTAGCACGCAGGCTGATTGAAAGCCTATTAGGACCAGAGGCTGAACCGGAACCGGAACTGATTCCGATTCCTGTGAACGATCGCTCGCGTCGTCGCCACTAGAGCCAAAGTGCTGAATTCGACATTACAACCCTTAAGCATTCTGGCACTGCATGGGCCAAACTTGAATTTGCTAGGACAGCGAGAACCAGGAATTTATGGTTCGTTGACACTAGCTGAAATTAACCGCCTGTTAGAAGAAGAAGGATTCAAGTTACAGGCGAAAGTTTTTCCCTTGCAATCAAATCATGAAGGAATTTTAGTAGATACTATTCATGAGGCATTAGGACAACACCAAGGAATTTTGATTAATGCTGGGGCATATACTCACACAAGTGTGGCATTGCGAGATGCGATCGCAGCTGTTAACTTGCCCACAGTCGAAGTACATCTGAGTAACATATACCGCCGGGAAGATTTTCGCCATCATTCGTACATCGCCCCAGTTGCGATCGGGCAAATAAGTGGTTTTGGTGTTCAAAGTTACTTGTTGGGCTTACAAGCTTTGATAAATCATTTAAGAAAAAATGAAACGTAAAGAATGAAAAATAAATCGTTTTTTAGAGTTTAGATTTGGGATTGAATAATTTTATCCCAAATATTAAGTTACGTTGGGAGCGCACCAAAAGTGCGACCCAAAATCTAAAATTCTATGCGTTACTCTCCTATAAGTCGATTTAGAGGTACTTTCCTCGGAGCATTTCTGGGGGAAAATTTAACATCTGATGGTAAAATACAGTCTCAGAGTTACCTAGATTTAGGCAGAATGGCGATTCTGGGTACTGAGAGTTTAATTAACTTGGGTAAATTAGATTTAGATGATTGGATAGCGCGTCAGCAGCAAGAATCTCTTCATTTAGCTGCAACTGATGATATATCGATAAAAATAATTATTGCCACACTACCAGTAGCACTTTTTTTTCACGAAAATCCGATTAAGTTGCGACAAAACTTGCTGCGTGTACTTAAAATCTGGGAGGATGATCCAGTCGTAAGGGATGGAACACTCGCGGTAGCTTATGCGATATCTCTTGCTCTAACTGAAAAGCTCGACCCTCTAACCCTCATCCCACAAACAATTTCTTTTCTTGGTGAAACACCGACATCGATACCAAAAAAATTATTAAAAGTCCAGAGTTTATTAGAGCAAGGGGCGGGATTGTCAAGGGCGCAAGCTGAGTCTGCTAGGGAAGAAAAACTCAGTAACACTATTGCTATGGCATTTTACTGCTTTTTGAGTACTTTAGAAGACTTTCGCCTTGCAGTTTTGCAGGCTATTCACAATGGCAATTCTAAAGTGCAAGATGCTACATCTCTAAGAAGCTCACAGGCTACAGGTGCAATTACTGGTGCTTTATCAGGAGCATATAACGGTATAAGCGGAATTCCGGTAAATTGGCAAGTCTTGCTCTTGCAAAGGAATTCTCCAGCGTGGGGATTAACTAGCTTTTCCCAAATGTTAGAATTGACCGATGCATTTGTGGCGGTGTGGTCAGGAGTGTATGATATTGACCTAAATCCCAGAGAGTTAACACAGGGATGTGAGGAGGTTTTGCTTTCAGTTTACGCAGCTCCCCGCGTTATTCGATCGCGTTAGGGACTTGCAAAAAATAAATTATTCCAAATTATTTATAGATTTGTAGGGGTGCAAGGACTTGCGCCCCTAGGACAGGATATTTTTAACTGGAAGTCCCTAATAGCGATCGCTTATAAATCTACACTTCTTTTCTAGAGCGATGTCTCCGATGGTCACTGAGCTTTGTCGTACTCCTCCGGGGAAGCAAGCTACGTGCAGCGTCTCATTGCGGGCTACGCCTATGCCAGCTTTTGGGTCAATGATATACCAAAATGAATGCGTGAATTACTCAAATGAGTAAGCAAACTGGGGTTTGAGAAAGAAAAAGCTGCTTTTGCTTGCGGAAAACATCAAAATGAGAAAGCAAAGGCTACTTTTGTTTGTGGAAAACACTAAAATGCGAGATTAAAAGCTGCTTTTGAATAAGTAAAAGCTGCTTTTGTTTGTGGAAAACACTAAAATGCGAGATTAAAAGCTGCTTTTAAAGAAGTAAAAGCTACTTTTGTTTGTGGAAAACACTAAAATGCGAAATTAAAAGCTGCTTTTGAGAAAATAAAAGCTGCTTTTAAAGAAGTAATCAGGCATTTTTACTAACTCAATATGAATTTTAGTCTAGGCGATACCTTTCCTTTGGAACGCTCCGCGATCGCTAACGCGCTTTTCAGTTTTATCACGGTATGCTTTGTACAAAACTAGCTTATTCTGGATTTTGGGAAAGGCGATCGCGCAAATCTGCTAAATTTTTACGCACAGTAACAGTATTGGGATGATTTTCCCCTAAGTATCGCTCACAGATATCTAAAGCTTGTTGGTAGAGGGATTTTGCTTCGTTACATCTGTCTTGGTAATCGTAGAGTCTCGCTAAGTTGTTGAGGCTAGCGCCAACATCTGGATGTTCTTCTCCCAGCAACTTACGCCTGAGTGCTAAAGCTTTTTGGTAGAGGGATTCAGCTTCGATGTATCTGCCTTGGGAATCGTAGAGTGACGCTAGGTTATTGAAGCTTTGTGCGACATCTGGATGTTCTTCTCCCAGCAGCTTGCGCCTAAGTTCTAA
This window contains:
- the aroQ gene encoding type II 3-dehydroquinate dehydratase, with the protein product MLNSTLQPLSILALHGPNLNLLGQREPGIYGSLTLAEINRLLEEEGFKLQAKVFPLQSNHEGILVDTIHEALGQHQGILINAGAYTHTSVALRDAIAAVNLPTVEVHLSNIYRREDFRHHSYIAPVAIGQISGFGVQSYLLGLQALINHLRKNET
- a CDS encoding ADP-ribosylglycohydrolase family protein, which encodes MRYSPISRFRGTFLGAFLGENLTSDGKIQSQSYLDLGRMAILGTESLINLGKLDLDDWIARQQQESLHLAATDDISIKIIIATLPVALFFHENPIKLRQNLLRVLKIWEDDPVVRDGTLAVAYAISLALTEKLDPLTLIPQTISFLGETPTSIPKKLLKVQSLLEQGAGLSRAQAESAREEKLSNTIAMAFYCFLSTLEDFRLAVLQAIHNGNSKVQDATSLRSSQATGAITGALSGAYNGISGIPVNWQVLLLQRNSPAWGLTSFSQMLELTDAFVAVWSGVYDIDLNPRELTQGCEEVLLSVYAAPRVIRSR